One Spirochaeta africana DSM 8902 genomic window carries:
- a CDS encoding anaerobic ribonucleoside-triphosphate reductase activating protein, with protein MGRRGPEVSLKRLGLQATTLLDYPGKVAAMVFTMGCPLRCPYCHNPQLVHGSPPAGFLAREEVLRRLARRRHLLQGVVITGGEPLRHHDIGGLLDDVHALGLPVKLDTCGWYPAALAGVLEHPGLQYVAMDIKTLPEHYGRVAAGRGLGGTVLSRSPAIRESVAVLRNWRDAQPERGLEYRTVCAPGVVDPGDLAGIARMLQPGDRWRLSQFQPGSCLDPTWNARTPFDTAVLEQAAAAACRRGVDAWTVGV; from the coding sequence GTGGGGCGCCGCGGCCCTGAGGTGAGCCTGAAACGGCTCGGGCTGCAGGCAACTACCTTGCTGGATTACCCCGGCAAGGTAGCCGCCATGGTGTTTACCATGGGCTGTCCGCTGCGCTGCCCCTACTGCCACAACCCGCAGCTGGTGCATGGTTCGCCCCCGGCCGGATTTCTGGCTCGTGAGGAGGTGCTGCGGCGACTGGCTCGCCGTCGGCATCTGCTACAGGGGGTAGTTATCACCGGCGGCGAGCCGCTGCGGCACCATGACATTGGCGGATTGCTGGATGATGTGCATGCCCTGGGGCTGCCGGTAAAGCTGGATACCTGTGGGTGGTATCCGGCTGCCCTGGCAGGGGTGCTAGAGCATCCGGGGCTGCAGTATGTTGCTATGGATATAAAAACCCTGCCGGAGCACTACGGCAGGGTCGCTGCCGGTCGCGGCCTCGGCGGGACGGTCCTGAGCCGGAGTCCCGCCATACGGGAATCAGTTGCCGTGCTGCGCAACTGGCGCGATGCACAGCCGGAGCGAGGTCTCGAATACCGGACCGTGTGTGCCCCGGGGGTTGTTGATCCCGGCGATCTGGCCGGGATTGCCCGCATGCTGCAGCCGGGCGATCGCTGGCGACTCAGCCAGTTCCAGCCCGGCAGCTGTCTGGATCCTACCTGGAATGCACGTACACCGTTTGATACTGCGGTGCTGGAGCAGGCAGCCGCGGCGGCCTGCCGCCGCGGGGTAGATGCCTGGACGGTCGGGGTGTAG
- a CDS encoding ATP-binding protein produces the protein MLMYVFNANFSQIDSLCSMLQHFSQSTCPEVYDALDDFHQALAATPAELIVIAIGSEQHHNQGIHAIHTAQKLQQAPILCVGGATSSAVALQYIRAGADDYVESGDFSLLAHSTLHLLEQSRESRTQSSIAIALANAGRQWRATFDAMQDAICITDEKGIILRANKAFQLFIDMPWTDFIDRTFAGVTHGKIPPTDTETPPDTGRNEQYFRYHGLWYRMTIAATPNPENQQPEYIRILSDITYSRLLEDALQTAEDRNTRFFDQLPLGALYLDTAGQVTACNPAAERIIGVEHHDIIGSKIDDLPCTACDATMQPYRFDTPEYRQLFEQGIGVPDTTIGFSNLRSDRFTWIKLTGFPLQQARSHSNPVTVIIFEDVTAEFSARGELESAITRLQQTQQQLQRHSDWIRVMNRFTREAAEQHSLDALLQLACAYIDRQFQHCCSSMVFQEPDGDRFTVQAAGHRGQEIAARAGFYPRNSFSADSMPQLLKGDRTPGILQTSAIDEAATPEMHQVMAQIRESGIVQIVRIPFQLTNERMGLLLLGYAHNSELSHDAWHFLYNLTEYLAVLLRNWSLYTELEQAYTRMSRTLEHLDQQRRMEALGQLASGIAHDINNALVPISLYSNALLEENPDPDSKMHRYLGAIRNAASDIEHVTARMRSFYQHESEGETSDIGIDDLFAEVIDLTRPLWRSTARRQHIQVDITTEIADDLPPLKINRSDLRESLTNLIINSMDAMPTGGSILLRARTTRDRVAVEVQDTGIGMDEATRQRCLEPFFTTKGVEGSGLGLPGVFGMVQRYGGTVSIESSPGRGTTISLLFPSTLTPDTPPVTAEAPPLDHPLQILLVDDDDRVLPVIREMLQLDGHTVDSCRTVEQAYKLFRQRQKNRTPYDVVCTDYAMGDASGPGFAAGIKKLAPDTPVILLTGWGVLMSAADIPADVDQLLNKPPSIGDLRFALAKSVQRG, from the coding sequence ATGCTGATGTATGTCTTTAATGCGAATTTCAGTCAGATAGACTCCCTTTGCAGCATGCTGCAGCATTTTTCCCAGTCAACCTGTCCTGAGGTGTACGATGCCCTCGATGATTTTCACCAGGCACTGGCCGCGACTCCTGCTGAGCTGATTGTTATCGCCATTGGCAGCGAACAGCACCACAATCAGGGGATACATGCGATTCACACTGCACAGAAACTGCAGCAAGCCCCGATACTCTGTGTTGGCGGGGCCACCTCCAGCGCGGTCGCTCTGCAGTACATCCGGGCCGGGGCCGATGACTACGTGGAGTCTGGCGATTTCTCGCTGCTGGCACATTCAACCCTGCACCTGCTTGAACAATCCCGGGAAAGCCGCACACAGTCATCAATTGCCATCGCATTGGCCAATGCCGGGCGTCAATGGCGAGCCACCTTCGATGCCATGCAGGATGCCATCTGCATCACCGATGAGAAGGGGATTATCCTGCGGGCCAACAAGGCCTTTCAGCTGTTTATCGATATGCCATGGACAGATTTTATCGATCGGACCTTTGCCGGGGTCACCCACGGTAAAATCCCCCCGACCGATACCGAAACCCCACCAGACACCGGGCGAAACGAGCAGTATTTTCGATACCACGGCCTGTGGTACCGTATGACCATCGCCGCAACCCCTAATCCGGAAAACCAGCAGCCGGAATACATACGCATCCTGTCCGATATTACCTACTCCCGCCTGCTGGAGGATGCCCTGCAGACAGCCGAGGACCGCAACACCAGATTTTTCGATCAGCTTCCGCTCGGGGCTCTGTACCTGGATACCGCCGGTCAGGTAACTGCCTGCAACCCGGCTGCCGAGCGGATTATCGGTGTCGAGCATCACGACATAATCGGCAGTAAAATCGATGACCTGCCATGCACCGCCTGCGATGCCACCATGCAGCCATACCGCTTCGATACCCCGGAGTACCGCCAGCTCTTTGAGCAGGGCATCGGAGTACCCGACACCACCATCGGATTTTCCAATCTCCGCAGCGACCGCTTTACCTGGATCAAACTGACTGGCTTCCCGCTGCAGCAAGCGCGATCCCACAGTAATCCGGTGACCGTAATTATATTTGAGGATGTGACCGCCGAATTCAGTGCCCGCGGCGAACTGGAGTCGGCCATAACCCGGCTGCAGCAGACGCAGCAACAGCTGCAGCGGCACAGCGACTGGATCCGGGTTATGAATCGCTTCACCAGAGAGGCCGCCGAGCAGCACAGCCTGGACGCGCTCCTGCAGCTGGCCTGTGCATATATCGACCGCCAGTTTCAGCACTGTTGCTCCAGCATGGTATTTCAGGAACCTGATGGAGACCGTTTCACCGTACAGGCCGCGGGCCACCGGGGACAGGAGATTGCTGCCAGGGCCGGGTTCTATCCCCGCAACAGCTTTTCTGCAGATTCCATGCCGCAGCTGCTGAAAGGTGACAGAACACCCGGCATACTGCAGACATCAGCTATCGATGAAGCGGCAACCCCGGAGATGCATCAGGTAATGGCGCAGATCCGCGAATCCGGTATCGTCCAGATTGTACGTATTCCGTTCCAGCTCACCAATGAGCGGATGGGGCTGCTCTTGCTGGGCTATGCCCATAACAGCGAGCTGAGTCATGATGCCTGGCACTTCCTGTACAACCTGACCGAGTATCTGGCGGTCCTCCTGCGCAACTGGAGCCTGTATACCGAACTGGAACAGGCCTATACCCGCATGTCCCGGACCCTTGAGCATCTTGACCAGCAGCGGCGTATGGAAGCACTTGGTCAGTTGGCCAGCGGGATCGCCCATGACATAAACAATGCCCTGGTACCAATCAGCCTGTACAGCAACGCCCTGCTGGAAGAAAACCCCGATCCGGACAGTAAAATGCACCGCTACCTCGGGGCGATCCGCAACGCCGCCAGTGACATCGAGCATGTTACCGCGCGGATGCGCAGTTTTTATCAGCATGAATCCGAAGGCGAAACCAGTGATATCGGCATCGACGACCTGTTTGCCGAGGTAATCGATCTGACCCGCCCACTCTGGCGCAGCACTGCCCGGCGTCAGCACATCCAGGTCGACATAACCACCGAGATCGCCGACGATCTTCCACCGCTGAAAATAAACCGGAGCGATCTGCGCGAATCCCTGACCAACCTCATCATCAACTCTATGGATGCCATGCCCACAGGCGGTTCCATTCTCTTGCGCGCCCGGACAACACGTGACAGGGTAGCTGTTGAGGTTCAGGACACCGGCATCGGCATGGATGAGGCTACGCGCCAACGATGTCTGGAGCCGTTTTTTACCACCAAGGGGGTTGAGGGATCCGGGCTCGGACTGCCGGGGGTATTTGGCATGGTACAGCGATATGGCGGAACGGTGTCGATCGAATCCAGCCCCGGCCGCGGCACCACCATCTCGCTGCTGTTTCCCAGTACGCTCACCCCGGACACCCCGCCGGTCACTGCCGAGGCACCGCCCCTGGATCACCCCCTGCAGATACTGCTGGTAGATGACGACGACCGGGTTTTGCCAGTTATCCGGGAGATGCTGCAGCTGGATGGTCACACCGTCGACAGCTGCCGGACCGTGGAACAGGCATACAAGCTGTTTCGCCAGAGACAGAAAAACCGTACCCCCTACGATGTGGTGTGCACCGATTACGCCATGGGCGATGCCAGCGGCCCCGGGTTTGCTGCCGGGATAAAAAAGCTGGCACCCGATACACCGGTAATCCTGCTCACCGGGTGGGGGGTACTGATGAGCGCTGCCGATATACCGGCAGATGTCGACCAGCTGCTGAACAAGCCCCCATCGATCGGTGACCTGCGTTTTGCGCTCGCCAAATCAGTGCAGAGGGGATAA
- a CDS encoding VOC family protein, translated as MQIRRANTILYCSRWQETVAFYEAGLQLPVLMRKDWFVEFRLADGAALSVADQSRASINSAGGQGITISLAVADTAVLHEQLLQTGLQPGPMRQSWGRDAFFICDPEGNRLEFWS; from the coding sequence ATGCAGATCCGACGAGCCAATACCATTCTCTATTGCAGCCGCTGGCAGGAAACGGTGGCGTTTTATGAGGCAGGACTGCAGCTGCCGGTGCTGATGCGCAAGGACTGGTTTGTCGAGTTTCGACTGGCCGATGGGGCAGCGCTCAGCGTGGCCGATCAAAGCCGGGCCAGTATCAATTCGGCAGGCGGGCAGGGGATCACTATCAGCCTGGCGGTCGCGGATACAGCCGTGCTGCACGAACAGCTGCTGCAGACCGGGCTGCAGCCGGGGCCGATGCGCCAGAGCTGGGGGCGCGATGCCTTCTTTATCTGCGATCCTGAGGGGAACCGCCTGGAGTTCTGGTCCTGA
- a CDS encoding APC family permease: protein MQHQKLSRELGLGGSIIIGLGSVLGTGVFVSIAIAAGVAGSALLTAVVAAGLIAVCNGFSSAGLAAVHPVSGGSYEYGHRFLLPAAGFTAGWMFLLAKSASAATAALGFAGYAWSALTGSPPVQSVAVALGIMIVLLFTGIVAAGVRRTNRLNAVIVTITVGTLLFFIAVGVATWLQAETAVIGTAEATGSVAGAAEAAGRDASLSAAPASLSAAPANQNAAPASYAARPALLSLLPAGGIPALLHAIALMFVAFTGYGRIATLGEEVRNPRRTIPRAVLATLLLTMLLYTGVALAGFVLPGAAGTTAAGVAAGPAEAPVAAEAAAAAALTAPLALRAGALAGSPGRIILSVGAITAMAGVLLNLILGLSRVVLAMGRRGDLPAPLAILDPSGRTPVRAVWATGILILLLTLAGDVRTTWSFSAFSVLVYYAITNAAALRIPRDTALYPRWISWCGLIGCLLPAFFVEPAVWLTGLALLLLGLGWFAVRRRSQV from the coding sequence ATGCAGCACCAGAAACTCTCCCGCGAGCTGGGACTCGGCGGATCTATCATAATCGGACTCGGCTCGGTACTGGGTACCGGGGTATTTGTAAGTATCGCCATCGCCGCCGGGGTTGCCGGCAGCGCTCTGTTGACCGCTGTGGTTGCCGCCGGACTGATTGCAGTCTGCAACGGCTTTTCCAGCGCCGGGCTTGCGGCGGTACACCCGGTGAGCGGCGGCAGCTATGAATACGGCCACCGCTTTCTGCTGCCGGCCGCCGGCTTTACCGCCGGCTGGATGTTCCTGCTGGCAAAGAGCGCCTCGGCAGCCACCGCCGCCCTTGGCTTTGCCGGCTACGCCTGGAGCGCGCTCACCGGATCTCCTCCTGTTCAATCCGTTGCTGTCGCCCTCGGGATCATGATTGTGCTGCTGTTTACCGGGATTGTAGCCGCCGGAGTACGTCGCACCAACCGACTCAATGCGGTGATTGTCACCATTACCGTGGGCACCCTGCTGTTCTTTATTGCGGTTGGTGTGGCGACCTGGCTGCAGGCAGAAACTGCTGTGATCGGGACCGCCGAGGCCACCGGTTCAGTTGCCGGGGCCGCCGAAGCAGCGGGCCGCGACGCCAGCCTCTCCGCTGCGCCAGCCAGCCTCTCTGCCGCGCCAGCCAACCAGAACGCGGCGCCCGCCAGCTATGCCGCCCGGCCAGCACTCCTCTCGCTGTTGCCCGCCGGCGGCATTCCGGCACTGCTGCACGCCATTGCCCTGATGTTTGTGGCCTTTACCGGCTACGGCAGGATCGCTACCCTGGGCGAAGAGGTCCGTAATCCCCGCCGCACCATCCCGCGCGCAGTACTCGCTACGCTGCTGTTGACCATGCTGCTGTATACCGGGGTGGCGCTTGCCGGCTTTGTACTGCCCGGAGCCGCTGGCACCACGGCGGCAGGTGTAGCGGCCGGGCCGGCGGAGGCACCAGTAGCAGCCGAGGCGGCAGCCGCTGCCGCTCTCACCGCACCATTAGCCCTGCGCGCCGGCGCCCTTGCCGGCAGCCCCGGGCGCATCATCCTGTCCGTCGGGGCCATAACCGCCATGGCCGGGGTACTGCTGAATCTGATCCTGGGGCTGTCCCGTGTCGTGCTGGCCATGGGGCGCCGCGGTGACCTCCCCGCCCCCCTCGCAATCCTGGACCCCAGCGGCCGTACCCCGGTTCGAGCCGTCTGGGCCACCGGTATTCTGATCCTGCTGCTGACCCTGGCTGGCGATGTCCGCACCACCTGGTCCTTCAGCGCCTTCAGCGTCCTGGTCTACTACGCCATCACCAACGCCGCCGCCCTGCGGATTCCCCGCGACACCGCCCTGTACCCCCGCTGGATATCCTGGTGCGGCCTGATCGGCTGCCTGCTTCCCGCCTTCTTTGTCGAACCCGCCGTCTGGCTGACCGGCCTGGCCCTGCTCTTGCTCGGCCTCGGCTGGTTCGCCGTACGCCGCCGCTCACAAGTCTGA
- a CDS encoding type 1 glutamine amidotransferase, whose product MRIHCLQHVPYESPGAIRDWAAARGHSLGNSLLFQPDWNPHSLPSPGETDLLVIMGGPMSVHDQADYPWLTAEKRYILASLDAGIPMLGICLGAQLIAEALGARVYPAPEKEIGWFPVQGLPADQPGQIALPQHFVPLHWHGETFDLPPGTRRLASSPVCANQGFSLDDRVIGLQFHLEMQPQLLAGLIEHSQGELVTGPWIQSAEEMRTAAPAACQATQPVLEQVLDRLHRSAQ is encoded by the coding sequence ATGCGTATTCACTGTCTCCAGCATGTCCCCTATGAATCCCCCGGCGCGATCCGGGACTGGGCCGCCGCGCGCGGCCACTCCCTTGGCAACAGTCTGCTGTTCCAGCCCGACTGGAACCCGCACAGCCTCCCGAGTCCCGGCGAAACAGATCTGCTGGTCATTATGGGCGGCCCCATGAGCGTACACGACCAGGCCGATTATCCCTGGCTCACAGCCGAAAAGCGATATATCCTTGCCAGCCTGGACGCCGGTATACCGATGCTCGGGATCTGCCTGGGGGCGCAGCTGATCGCCGAGGCGCTCGGCGCCCGGGTATATCCGGCACCGGAGAAGGAGATCGGCTGGTTTCCGGTACAGGGGCTCCCGGCCGACCAGCCCGGACAAATTGCGCTGCCGCAGCACTTCGTACCGCTGCACTGGCATGGTGAAACCTTCGATCTGCCGCCCGGCACCCGCCGGCTGGCATCATCACCGGTATGCGCGAATCAGGGCTTCAGTCTGGACGACCGGGTTATCGGGCTGCAGTTTCACCTGGAGATGCAGCCGCAGCTGCTGGCCGGGCTTATTGAGCACAGTCAGGGCGAGCTTGTGACCGGGCCCTGGATACAGTCAGCCGAGGAGATGCGTACCGCTGCCCCCGCCGCCTGCCAGGCGACACAGCCGGTGCTGGAGCAGGTCCTCGATCGCTTACATAGATCGGCGCAATAG
- a CDS encoding class I SAM-dependent methyltransferase, with translation MDLYQKIAAEYAILFPSSTERLHCIERRLAQNAARDILDIGCASGELTRQLAVSGRHVTGIDPNEAMIDEARRQAAQTRAGALQYQAVDMLAFLGQEESGHYDALLCLGNTLAYLPGAAGLRDFMESAARVLRPGGYLGIQLLNYDNPVIGPGFHFPVLEGPRLRMSRRYQSLDGQAGYGFATAVTDTETGITSRDLHTHYPFRREEIAAAARSAGFARVEVYGDYRNGPVHRESFFVMLHVWKYA, from the coding sequence ATGGACCTGTATCAGAAGATCGCTGCCGAGTACGCCATCCTGTTTCCATCATCCACCGAACGCCTGCACTGCATAGAGAGGCGTCTTGCACAGAATGCGGCACGCGACATCCTGGATATAGGCTGTGCCAGTGGGGAACTGACCCGGCAGTTAGCAGTTTCCGGACGCCACGTTACCGGAATCGACCCGAACGAAGCCATGATCGACGAGGCCCGCCGACAGGCTGCCCAAACTAGGGCCGGTGCGCTGCAGTACCAGGCAGTCGATATGCTGGCATTTCTTGGGCAGGAAGAATCTGGCCACTATGACGCCCTGCTGTGCCTGGGGAATACCCTGGCGTACCTGCCTGGTGCAGCCGGCTTGCGGGATTTTATGGAAAGTGCGGCCCGGGTACTGCGTCCCGGGGGCTATCTGGGGATCCAGCTCTTGAACTACGACAATCCCGTTATCGGACCGGGGTTCCACTTCCCGGTGCTGGAAGGCCCGCGACTGCGGATGAGCCGCCGGTATCAGTCTCTGGATGGACAGGCCGGGTACGGCTTTGCAACCGCGGTAACCGACACGGAAACCGGCATCACCAGCCGCGATCTGCATACCCATTATCCCTTTCGCCGAGAGGAGATCGCGGCTGCTGCCCGCTCGGCGGGGTTTGCCCGTGTCGAGGTGTATGGGGATTACCGGAACGGTCCGGTACACCGCGAGAGTTTTTTTGTGATGCTGCATGTCTGGAAGTACGCGTGA
- a CDS encoding ribonucleoside triphosphate reductase — MHTKNTTLPQLQVAARNGEQHHFDYTRIAAAVAKACTAAGSETTTDSSLPQQIAREVTGKLFSSGRQVVGVEEIQDLVEAQLVEHRLYEVAKAYMLYRARHEQIRNLQPTMLDIRSTMDGYLGQSDWRVNENANVNYSLGGLILHNSGALTANYWLKHIYSPAIATAHEQADLHIHDLSMFSGYCAGWSLRQLIAEGLGGVPEKISSAPARHLNTLVQQMVNFLGIMQNEWAGAQAFSSFDTYLAPFVKIDSLGLDQVRQALQSFIFGVNTPSRWGSQAPFTNITLDWVVPGDLRDRPAVVGGREQGFTYGDCQAEMDMLNRAFIELMLEGDADGRGFQYPIPTYNITRDFNWEHENAELLFAMTARYGTPYFQNFVNSDLDPGDVRSMCCRLQLDKRELRKRGGGLFGSDELTGSLGVVTINLPRIGYLSRDEQEFFTRLNRLMDLAAESLVIKRRVVNRLMDEGLFPYTRRYLQHLNNHFNTIGLVGMNEAMLNFMGCDMRDPQAQDFAARVLDHMRERLADYQEETGELFNLEATPAESTSYRLARHDRIHYPEIITSGQDEPYYTNSTHLPVGSTEDIFDALDLQDALQTRYTGGTVFHGFIGEAIEDWRACAALVRIIAENYHLPYFTITPTFSICAEHGYLSGEHHECPHCGGPTEIYTRIVGYYRSLRNWNRGKREEFGDRRTYLTEGQGRLPLPGAGTGKAGSEGAGDADIGTPAGIAGGTASGAYARYFYRDGCPNCPAMRTELDGLAASGDISLESVDVDSPAGQELALQHRVLQLPTVQLLDAAGCERLRSSDPREVRQWGAAALR, encoded by the coding sequence ATGCATACCAAGAATACCACGCTTCCGCAGCTGCAGGTTGCAGCTCGCAACGGGGAGCAACATCATTTTGATTATACCAGAATCGCTGCAGCGGTCGCCAAGGCCTGTACTGCGGCCGGTTCGGAGACAACGACCGACAGCAGCCTGCCGCAGCAGATCGCACGCGAGGTTACCGGCAAGCTGTTCAGCTCGGGGCGCCAGGTTGTGGGTGTCGAGGAGATTCAGGATCTGGTAGAGGCCCAGCTGGTGGAGCACCGCTTGTACGAGGTCGCCAAGGCCTACATGCTGTACCGTGCCCGGCATGAGCAGATCCGCAATCTGCAGCCGACGATGCTGGATATCCGCAGCACCATGGATGGCTATCTGGGGCAGTCCGACTGGCGGGTTAACGAGAATGCCAATGTAAACTACAGCCTGGGCGGGCTGATCCTGCATAACTCCGGCGCCCTGACCGCAAACTACTGGCTGAAGCATATATACTCACCGGCAATCGCCACGGCACACGAGCAGGCCGACCTGCATATCCATGACCTGTCGATGTTCTCCGGCTACTGTGCCGGGTGGTCGCTGCGTCAGCTGATTGCCGAGGGTCTGGGCGGGGTGCCGGAGAAGATTTCATCGGCACCGGCACGCCACCTGAACACCCTGGTGCAGCAGATGGTGAACTTTCTTGGCATCATGCAGAATGAATGGGCCGGGGCCCAGGCATTCTCGAGTTTCGATACCTATCTGGCACCGTTCGTAAAGATTGACAGCCTGGGGCTGGATCAGGTCCGGCAGGCCTTGCAGAGCTTTATCTTCGGGGTGAACACCCCCAGCCGCTGGGGCAGTCAGGCGCCCTTTACCAACATCACCCTGGATTGGGTGGTGCCGGGTGACCTGCGCGACAGGCCGGCGGTCGTTGGCGGCCGTGAGCAGGGCTTTACCTACGGTGACTGTCAGGCCGAGATGGATATGCTGAATCGGGCCTTTATCGAGCTGATGCTGGAAGGGGATGCCGATGGGCGCGGGTTCCAGTATCCCATTCCGACCTACAACATCACCCGGGATTTTAACTGGGAGCACGAGAATGCCGAGCTGCTGTTTGCCATGACCGCCCGCTACGGTACCCCGTACTTTCAGAACTTTGTGAACTCGGATCTGGATCCCGGCGATGTCCGCTCCATGTGCTGCCGGCTGCAGCTGGACAAGCGGGAGCTGCGCAAGCGCGGCGGCGGGTTGTTCGGCTCGGACGAGCTGACCGGCTCGCTGGGGGTAGTGACTATCAATCTGCCGCGAATCGGGTATCTTTCCCGGGATGAGCAGGAATTTTTTACCCGGCTGAACCGGCTGATGGATCTTGCTGCCGAGAGTCTGGTGATCAAGCGACGGGTGGTCAATCGGCTGATGGACGAGGGGCTGTTCCCGTATACCCGGCGCTATCTGCAGCACCTGAACAATCACTTCAATACGATTGGCCTGGTGGGGATGAACGAGGCCATGCTGAATTTCATGGGTTGTGACATGAGGGATCCACAGGCGCAGGATTTCGCCGCCCGCGTCCTGGATCATATGCGGGAACGCCTGGCAGACTATCAGGAGGAAACCGGCGAGCTGTTCAACCTGGAGGCGACCCCGGCCGAAAGCACCAGCTATCGTCTGGCGCGGCATGACCGCATTCATTATCCCGAGATCATCACCAGCGGGCAGGACGAACCCTACTACACCAACTCGACCCACCTGCCTGTCGGCAGCACCGAGGACATCTTCGATGCTCTGGATCTGCAGGATGCGCTGCAGACTAGGTACACCGGCGGCACCGTGTTTCATGGATTTATCGGCGAGGCGATCGAGGACTGGCGTGCCTGTGCCGCGCTGGTGAGGATCATAGCCGAGAATTATCACCTGCCGTACTTTACGATTACCCCGACCTTCTCCATCTGCGCCGAGCACGGCTATCTGAGCGGCGAGCATCATGAATGTCCGCACTGCGGCGGCCCTACCGAGATCTACACCCGCATTGTCGGCTACTACCGGTCGCTGCGCAACTGGAACCGGGGCAAGCGCGAAGAGTTCGGCGATCGCCGGACCTATCTGACCGAGGGGCAGGGGCGCCTGCCCCTCCCCGGGGCTGGTACTGGGAAGGCTGGCAGTGAGGGTGCAGGAGATGCGGACATCGGGACGCCCGCCGGCATAGCCGGTGGCACAGCCAGCGGGGCCTATGCGCGGTATTTCTATCGTGACGGCTGTCCCAACTGCCCCGCGATGCGTACGGAGCTGGATGGGCTGGCTGCATCCGGGGATATTTCGCTGGAGAGTGTGGATGTCGACTCGCCTGCCGGACAGGAGCTGGCGCTGCAGCACCGTGTGCTGCAGCTGCCGACGGTGCAGCTGCTGGATGCAGCCGGGTGTGAACGACTGCGCAGCTCCGATCCCCGCGAGGTGCGGCAGTGGGGCGCCGCGGCCCTGAGGTGA
- a CDS encoding response regulator: MAKRILIIDDEAPILEAVQMILSDMGYEVVAHADADEGIQAARQQRFDLMLVDVRMPHKNGAAVTRALLQDTPEAYILIITAFPGDPVAAEAMQAGARGIIKKPFEIAKILDALRE; this comes from the coding sequence ATGGCAAAGCGTATCCTGATCATCGACGACGAAGCACCGATTCTCGAGGCAGTACAGATGATCCTGAGCGATATGGGGTATGAAGTAGTTGCACATGCCGATGCCGATGAGGGTATCCAGGCAGCCCGGCAGCAGCGGTTTGACCTGATGCTGGTCGATGTCCGGATGCCGCACAAGAACGGGGCGGCCGTTACCAGAGCCCTGCTGCAGGATACCCCGGAGGCCTATATCCTGATCATCACTGCCTTTCCAGGCGATCCGGTCGCCGCCGAAGCGATGCAGGCCGGGGCTCGGGGCATCATTAAAAAACCGTTCGAGATAGCCAAAATACTTGATGCACTCAGAGAGTAA